One part of the Enterococcus sp. DIV1094 genome encodes these proteins:
- the pstB gene encoding phosphate ABC transporter ATP-binding protein PstB produces the protein MTKEIISSKDLHLYYGEKEALKGIDLSFNKGEITAMIGPSGCGKSTYLRSLNRMNDLIPGVTITGSVVYKGKDIYSPKTDIVGLRKEIGMVFQQPNPFPFSIYENVIYGLKIKGEKDKKVLDQVVEESLKAASVWEDVKDKLHKSALSLSGGQQQRVCIARVLAVNPDIILLDEPTSALDPVSTGKIESMLLELRERYTMIIVTHNMSQASRISDKTAFFLDGNLIEFNNTKKIFMNPEKKETEDYISGRFG, from the coding sequence ATGACAAAAGAAATTATCTCATCAAAAGATCTTCATCTGTATTATGGGGAAAAAGAAGCCTTGAAAGGCATTGATCTAAGTTTCAATAAAGGCGAGATCACGGCGATGATCGGGCCATCTGGTTGTGGGAAATCAACTTATTTACGTTCATTGAACCGTATGAACGATTTGATCCCAGGTGTGACGATCACTGGTAGTGTGGTTTATAAAGGCAAAGATATCTACAGTCCTAAAACGGATATCGTTGGCCTACGTAAAGAAATCGGCATGGTGTTCCAACAACCAAATCCTTTCCCTTTTTCCATCTATGAAAATGTCATCTATGGATTGAAGATCAAAGGGGAAAAAGACAAAAAAGTTTTAGACCAAGTAGTCGAAGAAAGTTTGAAAGCAGCATCTGTGTGGGAAGATGTTAAAGATAAACTGCATAAAAGTGCGTTGTCTTTATCCGGCGGACAACAACAACGTGTTTGTATCGCCCGTGTGTTGGCAGTCAATCCCGACATTATTTTGCTAGATGAGCCAACAAGTGCCCTAGATCCGGTTTCTACTGGTAAAATAGAAAGTATGTTGTTAGAGTTAAGAGAACGCTACACAATGATCATCGTGACACATAATATGTCACAAGCATCACGTATCTCAGATAAAACAGCCTTCTTTTTAGATGGCAATTTGATTGAATTCAACAATACGAAAAAAATATTTATGAATCCAGAGAAAAAAGAAACCGAAGATTACATCTCAGGACGATTCGGATAA
- the pstB gene encoding phosphate ABC transporter ATP-binding protein PstB, whose product MKEYNMNETNIIKMGTEKEVALYTDDLHVWYGDNEAIKGVDLEFEKNKITALIGPSGCGKSTYLRSLNRMNDGIANTKITGKIMYKEVDVNAPQIDVYEMRKRIGMVFQRPNPFSKSIYDNITFALKQHGEKNKQKLDEIVETSLKQAALWDQVKDSLHKSALALSGGQQQRLCIARAIAMKPDILLLDEPASALDPISTGTVEETLVNLKEDYTIIIVTHNMQQAARISDYTAFFYLGNVIEYDKTNKIFTRPKIQATEDYVSGHFG is encoded by the coding sequence ATGAAAGAATATAATATGAATGAAACCAACATCATCAAAATGGGCACTGAAAAAGAAGTCGCTCTATATACAGATGATTTGCATGTATGGTATGGCGATAACGAAGCCATCAAAGGGGTAGATCTTGAATTTGAAAAAAACAAGATCACGGCTTTGATCGGACCATCAGGATGTGGGAAATCTACGTACCTTCGTTCGTTGAACCGGATGAATGATGGAATCGCTAATACGAAGATCACCGGAAAAATCATGTACAAAGAAGTTGATGTCAATGCACCGCAAATCGACGTTTACGAAATGCGTAAAAGAATCGGTATGGTGTTCCAACGTCCGAACCCATTTAGTAAATCGATCTATGACAATATCACGTTTGCACTGAAACAACACGGTGAGAAAAATAAACAAAAATTAGATGAAATCGTTGAAACGAGTTTGAAGCAAGCAGCGTTATGGGATCAAGTAAAAGACAGTTTACACAAAAGTGCCTTGGCACTTTCAGGTGGACAACAACAACGTCTATGTATCGCTCGTGCGATCGCAATGAAACCTGACATCTTGTTGCTTGATGAACCAGCGAGTGCCTTAGATCCGATCTCAACAGGGACGGTAGAAGAAACATTAGTCAATTTAAAAGAAGATTATACGATCATCATTGTAACGCACAATATGCAACAAGCTGCCCGTATCAGTGATTATACTGCTTTCTTCTATCTTGGAAATGTGATCGAGTATGACAAGACGAACAAGATATTTACTAGACCAAAGATTCAGGCAACCGAAGACTATGTGTCCGGTCATTTTGGTTAA